The following is a genomic window from Cinclus cinclus chromosome 7, bCinCin1.1, whole genome shotgun sequence.
GCATGGGAGGCTGATGCACTGGTGCTTCATGACCCCCATTTTCCACACCCCCCACTGCTGGCAGCTTGGACTGGCCTTGTTTGCAGCAACCTGGCTGTGAGCATCGTGCCCAGGGCATGATAGGCAGCAGTGTGTAAGTACTCCCAAGGGGTGGTGACCCCTGGAGACAGAGTTGATATGGGGGGTTCCTCTGCCCTATGGgtccagcacaggctggagcCAACTTTTCTTCCCATCTCTTTCCCAATGAATGGCTGGGGCCTCAGAGGCTGCCAGCAAAGCCTgatctgcagtgctgcagtccTCGTGCTGCAGCAGTAGTGGTGCAGCCCCTTCTTCAGCAACAGGCTCCCTCCTTGCCAAGGTAAGGGGCAGGCTGGGGCAGCCCTCACCACTGCAGAGTGGGCTGAAGGATGCTTGTCCAGTGCAAGGGGCAAGTgatggagcacagctgcaggattATCCAGAAAGGGGTCCAGGCACAGTGAAGGGCTGTGACCAGGGGCTGGCACACACGCAGTTCTCAGCCGCCTGGGACCTGGCTGGTTTCAGCACTGACTTTGCGAATGTGTCAAAACTTATTCTGCTCTTTTGAGtctattgcaaaaaaaaaaaaaaaatccacccttGCCCCAGGTGGCTTGGGGGTGGGGGATTAAAAAAACCTTTGTACAGCTTCTTCTCTCAGTTACTGAAGTAAAACTTGCTCTTCATTTCTTGGGTACGCTGTGTTTTCTTCCCcatggctggggacagccccacCACCAAGGGCTGCTGAGGATGCTGCGTCCTTGCTGTCAGACTTCCAGACCCAGGCAGGGTTCAGGGGGGTTAGTGCCCAACTCAcggctggggctggagagagGGAGGGCAAAGACTAATGAAACCTGCGTCCTTTTATTCAGAAGAGGGACCATTAAATAAGAGCAGAGACGGGCAGGAGCCAGCTGCATCCCATCCCCCTGAGTCCAGGTGGCCAGACCCCAAGTCCAGAAGGCACTTGtgtgggcaaggcagagggCAGTGCAGCTCCCTGTGTGGTCACAGGGGCTGCTGGCTGGTTCCTCAGTGCACCTGCGGCTGCTGGCTGGGGGGCAGCTCACCCCCTGGCTTCAGGGCTAGTGTGGgtgcctgctcctcctccacCGATTCACTGCCGTAGGCACTGtcttccttcagctctgcaaaGCAATCCCCGGGAGCTCTTAGCCATGGGGCAACAGGGGGACAGCAGAGACACTCCCTGcccaccagccccagccctcaCTCTCTGTACCTGTGCTTTGCAGCTTATCCAGTGCCTCACTTTTGTGGAGCTTCCTCACAGCGTTGTGGAGCCCCATAGAGTCCAGTGCCTCCAGCAGTCCTCCCAGGCTGCCACCTGCCAGCTGTGGAGAGAGGGCACTGAGCAGGGCTGATGGCCAGACAGGCAGAGAGGACAGAGGCACCCCAAGCAGGCACTGACCTCGTAACTGCGCAGGAGGCTGGCACTGGGCGAGGGTGTGTCCTTGTAGGTCTCCACGaggctgcacagccccaggcgCTTGGCCAGCTCGATCCAGTCTGACCCACTGCAGTCCTggttcagcagctgctccagcccctgcagtgCCTCATtgtccagtgacaggacccTCCCTGTGCGAAAGAGGTGCTCCCATCACAAACTGCCCATCCTTGCTCCCGGGAGGGTGTTACCCTGCCTAGGTGTGGTGCTTTTGAgttggggggctgggggggggaaagaggcTGCTCACCTGGCTGGGGGGCAGCGGGCAGTTCTGCCTCGGGCCCCTGCTGGGAGGCCTGCAGCAGGATCTCCCGCACCTGCAGACAGACACGGATATCAATCTTCCAAAGCACTGCCCAGATCCCCATTGCCTACTCACACCTTGGATCTCTGCAGGACACGGAGGAGCACAGAAATCCTTGCAGGAGGATCTCCTGGAACTGTGCCCCACGCATGCCGTGGCCTGCACAGAAACACTCCCAGCGAGTTTGCCCCACTATGCCACACACCTTTTGGCTCCGAGTCAGGTCCAGGGACGTGTGGCAGCGGCGCTGCCTGTGCCCCACCTGCCAGTGCCCCTGTGTGGAGAGCTTGGAGCTGGTActgtgctctgcagccagggctgggtcCCCCAGATCCAtggccagctcctgctcctcagggTCGGTGTCTGTGTCGCTACTGGCCTCTGATGAGGACAGGCTCATGGGTTCGTCATTCTCACACAAAACATCTGCCCCTGTCGGGAAAGGGTGGCATGAGCCAGGCCCACCGCTCAGCACAGGCAGCCAGAGCtatggggagggaaggaggaagggcagTGCCTTACCAGCTTTAAGGAGCAGTTTGGTGAGGGTGGGGGAGCCCAGGCCAGCAGCTAAGTGCAGGGGAGTGTTCCCAGAGAAAGTCCGGCTGTTGATGTCTGCTCCCAGCTAAAAGGTGTGAGGCCATGAGGATGGGCTGCCTGGCCACTGCTCCTCCTACACCCTGTCACCCCAAGGCCTCAGGGGAGCCCCCACTTCTGCCAGGAGCCTGTAGGAGGCTGCAAcccatccctttcccacagCTACCACTACACCAGCCACTCCTTCTTTACCTTCTTTACCAGGTGGGTGGCCATGTTCAGGTTCTCCATCTCCACAGCCAGGTGCAGTGGGGTCCTCCCACTTTGCCTCTCCACTGCATTCACATCTGCTCCCGTCCTGACCAGCAGGTCCAGGCAAGCCAAGCTCTTTGCCTTCACAGCCAAATGCACAGGCAGGAAGCCTGCAATATGGGGACAGGCTCAGCAGCCTTCTGGCCAAGCCCATGATGACACCACTGGGTGCCCATCATCCTTGAGCCACACTCACCATGGAAATTGGGCAGGCGAAGCAGATAAGGGGCAGCTGAGCCCAGGTGAGCCAGCAGCGTCCTCAGCATCTCTTCATCGCCAGCCTGGAGTGCCAGGTGCAGCAGGGAATTGCCATAGCGGTCCAGCAAGGTTGGGTCAGCGCGGGcttgcagcaggagctggaccACTTGAGGCTGCTTGGTGATTACTGCCAGATGCAGTGGTGtctgcaggacagcagcacatcTTCAGCAGCGCTCACAAGAGGAGCCAAGTTCTGCACCATCATTCTCTCCAGTAGCTGCAACTTGCTCAGATCCATAACCTcccctcagcaggagcagctacAGGAGCCCCCAAGGTTGGAAAATGGGAGTGAGGGAACTACTCCCAGCTAGAGAACTGTCTATTCTGAAAAACATGTATGTACCTGTTGCAGGTTATTGGAGATGTTGATGACCTGCTGGCTGGGGATGCTAACAATGATGTCTATCAGCTGCTTGATCACAGCTGTCTGCTCATGAATAATAGCAAGGTGCAAAGGCCTGTAGAGAGAGGGATGGCCCCTAGCTCAGCTCCATGCTTCTCCAGATACTCCCTGCTGCCCTCAGAGCCCCCTTAATGGCTCTGACAAGACCCCATGCCCTCCCTTCAAACCCCTCGTGTGCTCACGTGTCTCCATTCTCATCCTGTGACGCGGCCAGGTGCCTCTGAACTGCCAGCAGCATGCGGGGGTCGGCGGTGACCGAGTAGTCGAGCAGGGCATGGGCATTGCGACGGGCTAGCGCCAGCAtccacagctggcacagctgggctaggggaaaagcaggatgtcacttccaggagcagcagcctcatCCACCCATCTGCATCCACCAGAATGTGGAGAGGCACAGAACACCAAAAGGTCCCCAGTCCCTGCCTCCTCTCCTGACCGATGTGCCCCAGCCCTCCCTCAAGCTCAGCCCCTCTTACCATgcttctgcagctccctgcagtaCGTGCTCTCTTCTGCAGGAGCCTGCCTGTCGCTCCCAGGCCCCTCTGCCTCAGAGCCCTTCATCTGCACACCCCCCTGGTAGCTCCCCACTGGGTGGGGGCCAGATGAGTAGATGCTACTGTAGGTCAGCCCAGGGGAGTACGGGAAGCTGAGGTTCCCACCTGTGGGGCAAGACAGAGGATGGCTGAGCAAAAGGGAGCCCCTACAGCCACCTGagagaggagggggaagaggcATCACTACTCACCTCCTCCAGAGCCAAAGCCCCCAGCCCCCCCGCCGGCCCCCCCCATGTGCGAGCCACCACCAAAGTgctgaggaaactgaggcaggactTTCTTGCGCTTCCTCTCCACTTCTTCCTTATCTGTGGGGAGAGAGGGGCAGCAGGGTGAGAGGCAGCCCCAGAAGCAGGGGCCATGCCAGTCTGCCTGGGTGTTGCTCACCTTCCACCACTGGGTAGTAGGTGAACTGCTTGGAGTCACTCACGTCCCCTCCCCGCTTCCGCTTCAGCTGCAGGAAGACGGTGACAGGACGGTCGATCTTGGGCTTGTGGTAGGGGGGTGTGCGGAAGACAATGGCATACTGTGAGCAGGACATGATAGACATGAGGTTCTGCTCATCTCTGGAGCTGGGGCTACCTCACCCCACAGGGCCTTCATCTGCCTtgaagcagagcaggacacTCCCCACCTCCCCTGTACCTGCTTGTGCACATCTGTAGGAGAAAAGTCCCCAAAGGCCTGCCAGCCATTCTCATCATCCTCGTAGAAACGCACCTCAATGTCATCTGGGGAGAGAAGCGGCACTGGCACCACCTGTCTCCTTGCCCCAAACAGGTTTCAAGGACACAGATCCCTAACCACCCCAGGGGTCCCAGATCTAtcctgccacagctcctccagAAGGTTTCGTCTGGAGAGAAAGGCTTTTACCTTTCTGAACTTTATCACATAGCAAGTAGACTTCGTCTCCTCCCCGCACAGAGCCTGCTGTCTTATCCATCCGTGAGATCTTCAGGTTGGAAGCTCCAGGGGACTCTGCAGAGCAAGAGGTGTTGAGAGTCACTGTGCAGAAAGTCCTTACAccctcctgccccatccctttCCTGGACTGGCCCCACACTCA
Proteins encoded in this region:
- the NFKB2 gene encoding nuclear factor NF-kappa-B p100 subunit encodes the protein MDEQFQPCLDGIDYDDFNFGSHMMEQKEPLVETVEGPYLVIIEQPKQRGFRFRYGCEGPSHGGLPGASSEKGRKTYPTVKICNYTGVARIEVDLVTHSDPPRVHAHSLVGKQCNEAGNCVTVVGPKDMTAQFSNLGVLHVTKKNMMEIMKEKLKQQKMRNRSHLLTEEELREIEQEAKELKKVMDLSIVRLRFTAYLRDSSGNFTLALQPVISDPIHDSKSPGASNLKISRMDKTAGSVRGGDEVYLLCDKVQKDDIEVRFYEDDENGWQAFGDFSPTDVHKQYAIVFRTPPYHKPKIDRPVTVFLQLKRKRGGDVSDSKQFTYYPVVEDKEEVERKRKKVLPQFPQHFGGGSHMGGAGGGAGGFGSGGGGNLSFPYSPGLTYSSIYSSGPHPVGSYQGGVQMKGSEAEGPGSDRQAPAEESTYCRELQKHAQLCQLWMLALARRNAHALLDYSVTADPRMLLAVQRHLAASQDENGDTPLHLAIIHEQTAVIKQLIDIIVSIPSQQVINISNNLQQTPLHLAVITKQPQVVQLLLQARADPTLLDRYGNSLLHLALQAGDEEMLRTLLAHLGSAAPYLLRLPNFHGFLPVHLAVKAKSLACLDLLVRTGADVNAVERQSGRTPLHLAVEMENLNMATHLVKKLGADINSRTFSGNTPLHLAAGLGSPTLTKLLLKAGADVLCENDEPMSLSSSEASSDTDTDPEEQELAMDLGDPALAAEHSTSSKLSTQGHWQVGHRQRRCHTSLDLTRSQKVREILLQASQQGPEAELPAAPQPGRVLSLDNEALQGLEQLLNQDCSGSDWIELAKRLGLCSLVETYKDTPSPSASLLRSYELAGGSLGGLLEALDSMGLHNAVRKLHKSEALDKLQSTELKEDSAYGSESVEEEQAPTLALKPGGELPPSQQPQVH